In the genome of Vicia villosa cultivar HV-30 ecotype Madison, WI linkage group LG7, Vvil1.0, whole genome shotgun sequence, one region contains:
- the LOC131618242 gene encoding cathecol O-methyltransferase 1-like: MAPSLETINGEAKHLTQGGNVHEEDGIVFALNLITSVVLPLTVRSAIELGIFDILAKVGKDAKLSADDIAVKIGSKNAEAPAMLDRLLRLLASHSMLHCSLSEEKQGHGSPQRLYSLAPASKYFVTDADGVSLGATLNLPLDKVFLGSWTEMKGAILEGGIPFNRVYGMHAFEYPSVDPRFNDVFNKSMVNCTTIITKRILEIYDGFEHINKLVDVGGGLGINLKLITSKYPHIQGVNFDLPHVVEHAPIYEGVTHVGGDMFESVPNGDVIFLKWILHDWSDEHCLKLLKNCHKAIPDNGKVIVVDSIMPVFPESTKVANMGFQADLLMMAQNPGGKERTEDEFKELALRSGFSEVKLACYFSGFWVLEFLK, translated from the exons ATGGCTCCTTCACTAGAAACCATTAATGGTGAAGCAAAGCACCTTACACAAGGAGGAAATGTTCATGAAGAAGATGGCATAGTTTTTGCTTTGAACTTGATTACATCCGTCGTGCTTCCACTCACCGTCCGATCTGCAATTGAGCTTGGCATCTTCGACATTTTAGCCAAAGTTGGAAAAGATGCCAAGCTCTCTGCAGATGACATAGCGGTTAAGATTGGATCCAAGAACGCGGAAGCACCCGCCATGCTGGATCGTCTTCTAAGACTATTGGCTAGTCACTCCATGCTACATTGTTCGTTATCCGAGGAGAAACAAGGACATGGATCTCCTCAGAGGCTCTATAGCCTTGCTCCTGCCTCTAAGTATTTTGTAACAGATGCTGATGGTGTGTCTTTAGGTGCAACATTAAACCTTCCTTTGGACAAAGTTTTCTTGGGAAGCTG GACTGAAATGAAAGGAGCAATATTGGAAGGAGGTATACCATTCAATAGGGTTTATGGCATGCATGCATTTGAATATCCAAGTGTAGATCCAAGGTTCAATGATGTTTTCAACAAATCTATGGTCAATTGTACAACTATAATCACAAAGAGGATTCTTGAGATCTATGATGGTTTTGAGCACATCAATAAGCTTGTAGATGTTGGTGGTGGTCTTGGGATCAATCTCAAACTAATTACTTCTAAATATCCTCATATTCAAGGTGTTAATTTTGACTTGCCACATGTTGTAGAACATGCACCTATCTATGAAG GTGTGACACATGTGGGAGGAGATATGTTTGAGAGTGTACCTAATGGAGATGTTATTTTCTTGAAG TGGATACTTCATGATTGGAGTGATGAACACTGCTTGAAGTTATTGAAGAATTGTCATAAAGCTATTCCTGATAATGGAAAAGTGATAGTTGTGGACTCAATTATGCCTGTTTTTCCAGAGAGTACAAAGGTTGCTAATATGGGATTCCAAGCTGACCTCTTAATGATGGCACAAAATCCAGGAGGGAAAGAGAGAACAGAAGATGAGTTCAAGGAGTTGGCATTAAGATCTGGATTTAGTGAAGTCAAACTTGCGTGTTACTTCTCTGGCTTTTGGGTTTTGGAATTCTTGAAGTAG